The Lycium barbarum isolate Lr01 chromosome 9, ASM1917538v2, whole genome shotgun sequence genome has a segment encoding these proteins:
- the LOC132609756 gene encoding expansin-like B1: MAPLQVLEIFFTFLIFMQVYLGNAQSFIQSRAAYYPNSEEKGTETGACGFGTFGATINGGDVSAASDLYRDGLGCGACYQVRCTNSNYCSDNGVTVVITDHGASDSTDFILSQRAFSRMAQTNDAAASLLSLGHVGIEYRRVSCSYPNKNITFKIDESSDNPYYLAFVIWYQQGKTDITAVQLCETQNFVCKLLDRTRGAVWTSSSPPRGPLQIRMLLSSDDGDETWVVPVNNIPENWKGGETYDSGIQVN; this comes from the exons ATGGCTCCTCTTCAAGTTCTTGAAATATTTTTCACGTTTTTAATCTTCATGCAAGTTTATTTGGGAAATGCTCAAAGTTTCATCCAATCTCGAGCTGCTTATTATCCAAATTCAGAAGAAAAAGGAACAGAAA CTGGGGCATGTGGATTTGGTACTTTTGGAGCAACAATCAACGGTGGAGATGTATCGGCTGCATCTGATCTTTATCGAGATGGTCTAGGATGTGGTGCATGCTACCAG GTGAGGTGTACAAACAGTAATTACTGCTCAGATAATGGAGTTACTGTGGTAATTACTGACCATGGAGCAAGTGATAGCACTGACTTTATTCTAAGCCAACGAGCTTTTTCTCGCATGGCTCAAACAAATGATGCTGCTGCTTCTCTATTATCACTTGGTCATGTGGGTATTGAGTATAGAAG GGTTTCCTGCAGCTACCCAAACAAGAATATTACATTCAAGATTGATGAGAGCAGCGATAATCCTTATTATTTGGCTTTTGTTATATGGTACCAACAAGGCAAAACAGATATTACTGCTGTGCAATTGTGTGAG ACACAAAATTTTGTGTGCAAGTTACTGGATAGGACACGTGGAGCAGTTTGGACAAGTTCTTCACCTCCAAGGGGACCATTGCAAATAAGAATGCTATTGAGTTCTGATGATGGAGATGAGACTTGGGTTGTTCCTGTCAACAACATACCTGAGAATTGGAAAGGTGGTGAAACATATGACTCTGGAATACAAGTGAATTAA